A segment of the Pseudomonas versuta genome:
CGTTGAAGGCTTTGAAGAAAAAGAACCAAAACAGAGTGCTGACGATTTGCTTGAAGAAGAGTTTTTGGAAAAAGAAAAAGAACTCGATAAAATCAGCTGATTGAGCGTCCAGAACGCACTAAAAAAGGCGGGCTTACTTCGGTAAGCCCGCCTTTTTTATGGTTTGAAGAAAGCGCAGTGACCCACATCTGTGGGAGCCAGGCTTGCCGGCGACGCCATTTAACGGCCAGCCCCCACCGATTCAATCGCAGGGAAAGCGGCCTGCTGCTGCAGACTTTCGGTCCGAACTACAACTCGCCCTTCTCCACTTCCGGGTGTTCACTCGAGCCGGCCCCGGTCTTGCGACGCGGGTTCTCGATCTTCACCGACGGGAACTGCGACGAGGCATAGCGCACCACCAGAATCGCCAGCGCCAGCAACAGAATGGCTCCGGTCAGGTATACCACCCCCATGTCCGGCGGGTTGTGATGCGAGACATTGGAAATCAGCAAACGGGTCAGGGCCGTTATCGCCACATAAATCAGGAAGCGCACCGGCATGTGGTTGGTCTTGAAGTAAATCCCGACCATGGCGCCCAATTCGAGGTAGATGAACAGCAGCAGAATGTCATCGATAGAGATATTGCCCTTCTCCACCATCTGCAAAAATTCCATCACCGCCGCCCAGGCAGTGACGGCACCAATGGCAAACAACGCCATGTAGTGGAAGGTTTCGACGAACAGATTGCCCATCGATTCAGCCAGTTCATGAACCTGGCGACGTAGCT
Coding sequences within it:
- a CDS encoding phosphate-starvation-inducible protein PsiE, yielding MRVNKAEKLRRQVHELAESMGNLFVETFHYMALFAIGAVTAWAAVMEFLQMVEKGNISIDDILLLFIYLELGAMVGIYFKTNHMPVRFLIYVAITALTRLLISNVSHHNPPDMGVVYLTGAILLLALAILVVRYASSQFPSVKIENPRRKTGAGSSEHPEVEKGEL